The following coding sequences lie in one Candidatus Eremiobacterota bacterium genomic window:
- a CDS encoding TonB-dependent receptor produces the protein MKGAAKFSTTVAFIIVIALIPTLPIEAQTAATGTLAGTIEDSGRNPIAGASISLAGPHDYTSTTDSHGAFVIADAVVGSYTLRVSKGGFQTASESGVVVSAGRVTTLTLTLLTATLQTIAYVRSNGAGAHFNTTPAAVNIVTQQNFENQAQTQVTQILNQVPGVQISLPGGSANGAAPGAVTVPNIRGAASYETATLIDGHPLAVASYGDYITSYLSSFMFGSVEVVKGPGASAVEVNNAINGTVNFRTKDPTAQPNADYQVGFTTTGGTFANLGLSATDSRLGYVFDVSVIDDPSALNGKRVLIDPSNGYLGSQSGKQLSGSGTYSNVGTTESNIQTGYSLLACCYTLEGDYNNVSELLKLRYRFSPSTVATVSYLDGQTFTDQNDNVGNLTNAQFLPGSGYTGALSRGSQQVAYLFAGAPNNEVNNEPIFQAEISSAIGSDTLLARYYHATLYRETQQGSGPGIFDPYQLTLYGSSSGVSKPFNGLAAPIFFQDYFNESELDKLGGWSVQYDHPFGDNTISFSADQSTTQATAYENSTFTSVSIPRGSSQLFTTLQLHANLQLAPTLTAMLADYANIYRSTYATSCPYSYGFSNCAIDGSNVNFATTTTAHNDPRAGLVWQPHSNLAVRLAAGSAIAPPYLDLLSQVTAPTASWDRQTRIATLTKNSGQLLPETAFGFDLGTDYRFKDSWTVLSGDIYQNNLFNHYFGETLFSGLTCGQVSYPCINQGGKMAPPGTPVYYMLNTNISNFRFEGIEAQLQRLPPVGWGFTFSGALLRGYVYNLPPYFYCSNPGPRCQYNQNLNIIANQNLNGEGVGGVSFAPYFGFGSTIGSLNTRIPYAQGNAALSYTFKQGAFVLFGTTYYGNNNSLNEPPFGYGYFTLRYPFTTRLSLQISGNNIFNAWPGVIPVYGGGVSIPLANGGTAATLGNVLGPATWTLVLTKH, from the coding sequence GTGAAGGGCGCGGCCAAGTTCTCAACCACGGTAGCCTTCATTATCGTCATCGCGCTCATTCCCACGCTGCCGATTGAAGCGCAGACCGCCGCGACAGGTACCCTCGCGGGTACGATCGAGGACAGCGGCCGAAACCCTATTGCCGGAGCCTCGATTTCGCTCGCCGGCCCGCACGATTACACCTCCACGACCGACTCTCATGGCGCCTTCGTTATTGCCGATGCCGTCGTGGGAAGCTACACGCTGCGCGTTTCGAAAGGTGGATTCCAGACCGCTTCGGAGAGCGGCGTCGTGGTTTCGGCGGGACGTGTGACCACGCTTACGCTCACGCTGCTTACGGCAACGCTGCAAACAATTGCTTACGTTAGAAGCAACGGCGCAGGGGCGCACTTCAACACGACGCCCGCTGCCGTGAACATCGTAACGCAACAGAACTTTGAGAATCAAGCCCAGACGCAGGTCACACAGATTTTGAACCAGGTTCCGGGCGTGCAGATCTCGCTGCCGGGCGGGTCCGCCAACGGCGCCGCCCCAGGAGCGGTCACCGTTCCGAATATTCGAGGAGCGGCATCATACGAAACGGCGACACTCATCGACGGGCACCCGCTCGCGGTCGCGAGCTACGGCGATTACATCACGAGCTATCTCAGCAGCTTCATGTTCGGCAGCGTGGAGGTCGTGAAGGGTCCAGGCGCGAGCGCCGTTGAGGTCAACAATGCGATTAACGGCACGGTCAACTTCCGCACTAAAGATCCAACCGCGCAACCCAATGCCGATTATCAGGTCGGCTTTACCACGACCGGCGGAACCTTTGCAAACCTTGGCCTGAGCGCTACGGATAGCCGCCTTGGATATGTTTTCGACGTTTCGGTGATCGACGATCCATCCGCGCTGAACGGAAAACGCGTACTCATCGATCCTAGCAACGGGTATCTCGGCAGTCAGTCGGGCAAGCAACTCTCCGGATCGGGCACCTATTCGAACGTGGGTACTACGGAAAGTAACATCCAGACGGGATATTCGCTCCTGGCATGCTGCTACACGCTCGAGGGCGACTATAACAACGTCTCCGAACTCTTGAAGCTGCGCTATCGCTTTTCGCCATCAACCGTGGCGACGGTGAGCTATCTCGACGGACAGACCTTCACCGATCAGAACGATAACGTCGGCAATCTGACCAACGCACAATTTCTTCCAGGAAGCGGATATACCGGAGCGCTTTCTCGGGGTTCCCAGCAGGTCGCCTACCTCTTTGCCGGAGCACCGAATAACGAGGTCAATAACGAACCGATATTCCAGGCGGAGATAAGCTCGGCGATCGGCAGCGACACGTTGCTCGCGCGCTACTATCATGCGACTCTTTACCGCGAAACGCAGCAAGGTTCCGGACCTGGAATCTTCGATCCGTATCAGCTCACGCTCTACGGATCCTCGAGTGGAGTTTCGAAGCCCTTCAATGGCCTCGCCGCACCGATTTTTTTCCAAGATTATTTCAACGAAAGCGAACTTGACAAGCTCGGAGGTTGGTCCGTCCAGTACGATCATCCGTTCGGCGACAACACGATCAGTTTCAGCGCGGATCAAAGTACGACGCAGGCGACGGCGTACGAAAACTCGACCTTTACCAGCGTTTCGATTCCGCGCGGGTCGTCGCAACTCTTCACCACATTGCAGTTGCACGCAAATCTCCAGCTTGCACCCACCCTGACGGCAATGCTTGCGGACTACGCAAACATCTATCGAAGCACGTATGCCACCAGTTGCCCGTACTCGTACGGGTTTTCGAACTGCGCAATTGATGGCAGCAACGTAAACTTCGCGACGACTACCACTGCGCATAACGACCCGCGCGCCGGCTTGGTGTGGCAACCGCATTCGAATCTCGCCGTTCGCCTTGCCGCTGGGAGCGCGATCGCGCCGCCCTACTTAGATCTGCTGAGTCAAGTGACCGCTCCGACGGCGAGCTGGGATCGGCAGACGCGCATTGCGACGCTTACGAAGAACAGCGGGCAGCTCTTACCGGAAACGGCATTTGGGTTTGACCTCGGCACGGATTACCGCTTTAAAGATAGCTGGACGGTGCTTTCCGGCGACATCTATCAAAACAATCTGTTTAACCATTATTTTGGAGAGACGCTGTTCAGCGGACTCACCTGCGGGCAAGTATCGTATCCGTGCATCAATCAGGGCGGCAAGATGGCCCCGCCGGGCACGCCGGTGTACTACATGCTCAATACGAATATCAGCAACTTTCGTTTCGAGGGAATTGAAGCTCAACTCCAACGCCTTCCCCCCGTTGGCTGGGGCTTCACGTTCAGCGGCGCGCTGCTCCGTGGCTACGTTTATAACCTTCCGCCATACTTTTATTGCAGCAATCCAGGCCCGCGCTGTCAGTATAACCAGAATCTCAACATTATTGCTAATCAAAATCTCAACGGCGAGGGCGTTGGGGGCGTGTCGTTCGCTCCTTACTTTGGATTCGGCAGCACGATCGGATCGCTGAATACACGCATTCCGTACGCTCAAGGGAACGCGGCGCTCTCCTACACGTTCAAACAGGGGGCGTTCGTTCTCTTCGGCACGACCTACTACGGCAACAATAACTCCCTCAATGAGCCACCGTTCGGCTATGGGTACTTTACGCTGCGTTATCCGTTTACAACCAGACTGTCGCTGCAAATTTCCGGTAATAACATCTTCAATGCATGGCCCGGCGTTATTCCAGTCTATGGCGGTGGCGTTTCGATCCCGCTGGCGAATGGCGGCACGGCCGCCACATTAGGGAACGTGCTCGGTCCGGCCACCTGGACGCTCGTCCTCACCAAGCATTAA
- a CDS encoding NAD(P)-binding domain-containing protein has protein sequence MKIGIIGAGNIGATLTRRLRQLGHEVTVANSRGPQSLADLARETGARAAAAEEAARGNDVVIVTIPEKNIPDLPRDLFTGVPENVVIVDTGNYYPRQRDGRIEGLESGKTESRWVSEQIGRPVIKTFNNIYAAHLMNGGKPKGAKDRIALPVAGDDPTAKELVMRLVDELGFDPVDAGTIDDSWRQQPGSPVYTGDYDASGVRDALGRAHRERDSAWSGTSQSPGDFQNPR, from the coding sequence ATGAAGATTGGAATCATTGGCGCCGGAAACATCGGCGCAACCCTCACCCGGCGCCTGCGCCAACTCGGTCACGAAGTTACCGTTGCGAACTCTCGCGGACCGCAATCGCTCGCCGATTTAGCGCGCGAAACCGGAGCGCGCGCGGCCGCTGCCGAGGAAGCCGCCCGCGGCAACGACGTCGTCATCGTTACAATTCCGGAGAAAAACATTCCCGACTTGCCGCGCGATCTATTTACCGGCGTTCCCGAGAACGTCGTCATCGTCGATACCGGCAACTACTATCCGCGCCAACGCGACGGACGCATCGAAGGCCTCGAATCGGGTAAGACCGAGAGTCGCTGGGTCTCGGAGCAGATCGGCCGTCCGGTGATTAAGACGTTCAACAATATCTATGCCGCGCACCTGATGAATGGTGGCAAACCTAAGGGTGCAAAGGACCGCATTGCATTGCCGGTCGCCGGCGACGACCCAACGGCGAAGGAGCTCGTCATGCGCCTCGTCGACGAGCTCGGCTTCGATCCCGTTGACGCCGGCACCATCGATGATTCATGGCGTCAGCAGCCGGGGTCGCCGGTGTATACCGGTGATTACGATGCGAGCGGCGTCCGCGATGCGCTGGGGCGAGCCCATCGCGAACGCGATTCGGCGTGGAGCGGTACTTCGCAAAGCCCGGGCGACTTTCAAAATCCGCGCTAA
- a CDS encoding clan AA aspartic protease, with protein sequence MLGLISFVLAVAAPATASTVIPFALIDNRIVVQARINSAGPFAMILDTGSDEVVVTPAAAGRLKLRTQGVGNVGGAGSGRVALARSRIATISIGSTTVRSLPVDVIDLGPVKRAIGFPRLDGVIGYSMLRNLRVFVNADRRELTLSREPLQAPPRARSTTFTIAGASIHVRAAVDGVRDSFVVDTGDRSSLTLFRGFAQAHHFYDRASVRDVVTGIGIGGPIYSDLLRTTVTLFGNTIPSVLTRAARDRGGAFASVTEAGSIGYGLLKRFNVIFDFPRRTIISWRSNSFASSDHYVSLQLSHNGIFRRSIPSPDPTLVTKTSAPPRHAT encoded by the coding sequence ATGCTCGGATTAATCTCGTTCGTACTGGCTGTTGCCGCGCCCGCAACGGCCTCGACCGTGATCCCCTTTGCGTTGATCGACAATCGCATCGTCGTGCAGGCCCGCATTAATTCGGCCGGGCCCTTTGCAATGATTCTCGATACCGGTTCAGATGAAGTCGTCGTTACACCGGCCGCCGCTGGTCGCCTTAAGCTTCGAACGCAAGGCGTTGGCAACGTTGGAGGTGCCGGGAGTGGCCGCGTTGCGCTCGCGCGCTCGCGGATTGCAACCATCAGCATCGGATCGACGACGGTTCGATCCCTACCGGTCGACGTCATCGATCTCGGCCCGGTGAAGCGCGCAATCGGCTTTCCCCGGCTCGACGGCGTTATTGGATACAGCATGCTGCGAAATCTTCGCGTCTTCGTGAACGCCGATCGGCGCGAGCTTACGCTTTCGCGCGAGCCGCTGCAGGCGCCACCAAGGGCGCGCAGCACGACGTTCACGATCGCCGGGGCGTCGATTCACGTGCGAGCCGCAGTCGATGGCGTCCGCGACAGCTTTGTCGTCGACACCGGGGATCGATCCTCGTTGACGCTATTCCGCGGCTTTGCCCAGGCACACCACTTCTACGACCGTGCAAGCGTACGCGACGTCGTGACCGGCATCGGAATCGGCGGCCCGATCTACAGCGACTTGCTCCGGACCACCGTCACACTCTTTGGCAACACGATACCCTCGGTACTGACCCGTGCGGCGCGCGATCGGGGCGGTGCATTCGCGAGCGTCACCGAAGCCGGCAGCATCGGTTACGGTTTGCTCAAGCGGTTTAACGTCATCTTCGACTTTCCGCGCAGAACGATCATCTCATGGCGGAGCAATTCTTTTGCGAGCAGCGACCATTATGTGTCGCTGCAGCTGTCGCATAATGGCATTTTCCGCCGCAGCATCCCATCGCCCGATCCGACGCTCGTCACGAAGACTTCCGCGCCTCCTCGGCACGCGACCTAA
- a CDS encoding VOC family protein, with product MPSITPFLWFTGQAEEAAKFYVATFKNSKITEVSRYGEGGPGPIGSVMTVEFELDGQTLMAINAPQKAPGAPSVEFEQGKIALFVNCETQADVDQLWTTLSEGGETLPCGWLQDRFGFHWNIVPAGLREILGGSDPERSQRAMRAMLQMSKLDIDELRRVYNA from the coding sequence ATGCCCAGCATCACGCCGTTCCTCTGGTTCACCGGTCAGGCCGAAGAGGCCGCAAAGTTTTACGTAGCCACCTTCAAAAACTCGAAGATCACCGAGGTCAGCCGTTACGGCGAAGGGGGGCCAGGGCCGATTGGATCGGTGATGACCGTCGAGTTCGAGCTCGACGGGCAAACGCTCATGGCAATTAACGCGCCTCAGAAGGCGCCGGGGGCGCCGAGCGTCGAGTTCGAGCAAGGCAAGATCGCACTCTTCGTCAACTGCGAAACGCAAGCGGATGTTGACCAGCTGTGGACCACGCTTTCCGAAGGCGGCGAGACGCTACCCTGCGGCTGGCTTCAAGATCGCTTCGGTTTCCACTGGAACATCGTGCCGGCGGGGCTTCGCGAGATCCTGGGGGGCAGCGATCCCGAACGTTCGCAGCGTGCCATGCGCGCAATGCTCCAAATGAGCAAGCTCGATATTGACGAGCTTCGTCGAGTCTACAACGCGTAA
- a CDS encoding SMP-30/gluconolactonase/LRE family protein, producing the protein MARLHALLSPSIAAAAFCLLPGCSGTAFSPPPTSSIPPMESAAGSATAHGAMVYAVEEYGNSVTAYPESANGNVAPTLTISGGQTQIYEPPGLAVDRTGKIAIADSNNAIGEYTPGASGNVAPVATITCGGPPNFPGNPGEIAFDSHGSLYVIYSLYHGAPSQAIEVYRSDQQSGCIQSKHILFGSKTGIPATGGITIARGMIYTANDNSVRIFHVADNGNVAPTSLIQGANTGLEYADGIAVDSQGYMYVANSSNVLVFGPGASGNAKPARVIAGSNTRFPLNNAGATGIAVDRKGTIFVAVQNESVNSILVFAPRANGNVSPIQDISGSKTGLSPVSELALSD; encoded by the coding sequence ATGGCACGCTTGCACGCTCTTTTGAGTCCGAGTATCGCGGCCGCGGCTTTCTGCTTGCTGCCAGGATGCTCGGGCACGGCGTTTTCGCCGCCCCCAACGTCGTCGATACCGCCGATGGAGTCCGCTGCCGGCTCGGCGACCGCCCATGGCGCAATGGTGTACGCAGTTGAGGAGTATGGGAACTCGGTTACGGCATATCCCGAGTCGGCCAACGGAAACGTCGCTCCCACGCTCACCATTTCGGGTGGTCAAACGCAGATCTACGAACCGCCGGGATTGGCGGTCGATCGCACGGGCAAAATCGCAATCGCAGATTCCAACAACGCGATCGGCGAATATACTCCGGGCGCGTCCGGTAACGTCGCTCCCGTTGCGACGATCACCTGCGGCGGTCCGCCGAACTTCCCGGGAAATCCTGGCGAGATCGCATTCGATTCGCACGGTAGCCTCTACGTGATCTACTCGTTATATCACGGCGCGCCGAGCCAGGCGATCGAAGTTTACCGTTCGGACCAACAATCCGGATGCATACAAAGCAAGCACATTCTCTTTGGCTCGAAGACCGGCATTCCGGCGACCGGCGGTATCACCATTGCGCGCGGCATGATTTACACTGCCAATGACAACTCCGTACGAATATTTCATGTCGCAGATAACGGGAACGTCGCTCCGACCTCGCTGATTCAAGGAGCGAACACCGGTCTGGAGTATGCCGATGGAATCGCCGTGGATTCCCAAGGCTACATGTACGTTGCCAACAGCAGCAACGTGCTCGTCTTCGGCCCCGGGGCAAGCGGCAACGCAAAGCCCGCACGCGTCATCGCCGGCAGCAACACGCGATTCCCACTGAACAACGCGGGAGCAACGGGCATCGCCGTAGACCGCAAGGGCACCATCTTTGTTGCGGTTCAGAACGAGAGCGTGAACAGCATCCTGGTTTTTGCGCCGCGAGCGAACGGCAACGTCTCCCCGATCCAAGACATTAGCGGCTCGAAGACCGGATTAAGCCCCGTGTCGGAACTCGCTCTGAGCGATTAA
- a CDS encoding DUF4129 domain-containing protein codes for MIAGIAVLFALATPSRDALIERWLRADPAHSAATLSSAPAAAVRSGVPNLHALATRELTIPGRYQIALPRPPLASEPWWLRAGRWMFDRWKSFWDATFARFHIGRPQAAGIGDALLALVGLVVIFILIRLLLGVARANSQPPAGSAPLEESPPPRALYRLACDAADRGDYATAALRLFAATVALLERRGTLQGATSATVGDVRRVVRARNAASVASFDAVASPFVQTAYAERPIDEAQWQRARDAFNGLLQRGTLP; via the coding sequence GTGATCGCGGGCATCGCCGTCCTGTTCGCGCTCGCGACGCCCTCGCGCGACGCGCTGATCGAACGCTGGCTGCGCGCCGATCCGGCGCACTCGGCAGCGACACTGAGTTCCGCCCCCGCGGCGGCCGTCCGTTCGGGTGTGCCCAATCTCCACGCGCTGGCGACGCGTGAGTTGACGATTCCTGGACGTTATCAAATCGCGCTGCCACGGCCGCCACTCGCCTCTGAACCGTGGTGGCTGCGGGCCGGGCGTTGGATGTTCGACCGCTGGAAGAGCTTTTGGGATGCAACCTTCGCGCGCTTTCATATCGGACGGCCGCAGGCTGCGGGCATCGGCGACGCTTTGCTCGCGCTCGTCGGGCTTGTGGTAATCTTCATCCTGATTCGCCTTTTGCTTGGCGTGGCGCGCGCGAATTCGCAGCCTCCCGCCGGATCCGCGCCGCTCGAAGAATCGCCGCCTCCCCGAGCGCTCTACCGCTTAGCCTGCGACGCGGCCGACCGCGGCGACTACGCCACTGCCGCCCTGCGGCTCTTTGCGGCGACCGTCGCATTGCTCGAGCGGCGCGGCACTCTCCAGGGGGCGACAAGCGCTACGGTTGGTGACGTGCGCCGCGTGGTGCGCGCACGCAATGCTGCATCGGTTGCTTCATTCGATGCAGTCGCATCGCCATTCGTGCAGACGGCCTACGCGGAACGCCCCATTGACGAAGCCCAGTGGCAGCGCGCTCGCGATGCCTTCAACGGCTTGCTCCAGCGCGGAACGCTGCCGTGA
- a CDS encoding DUF4350 domain-containing protein has translation MKRRLDIIVLVVCSALFVALAYGRFTLDRERRPSVYSTYDTGPNGYRALYEVLGVAGVPLQRFERVLPSLVPSIRTLVLTGYEDDPSAKPLDRRDAEFLSAFVKKGGRLVAIDAEFAGPVDVTPGVGTTLLTPGGGDTIPLARDAYTQGVERLRGPVNWIFSFKERHGIPLLANAQGIVAFRYRIGRGDVIAISAPALFGNQRLNDGDNLRFAYNVIAGHGDVAFDEYVHGYSEDASLWAVLPRSAQAALWITLAIVILALIGANVPFAPPYLPVVSGERTTEDYITAVAQLMRRSRHRPPDDDVLWHAQTDFQRRKGHA, from the coding sequence GTGAAGCGGCGGCTCGACATCATCGTCCTCGTCGTCTGTTCGGCGCTCTTCGTCGCGCTCGCCTACGGACGATTCACGCTCGACCGAGAGCGCCGTCCTTCGGTTTACTCCACGTACGATACCGGCCCGAACGGATATCGAGCGTTGTACGAGGTGCTCGGTGTCGCGGGGGTCCCGTTGCAACGATTCGAGCGTGTCCTGCCATCGCTCGTCCCATCGATTCGGACGCTGGTCCTCACAGGTTATGAAGACGACCCGTCGGCCAAGCCGCTCGATCGGCGCGATGCCGAGTTTTTAAGCGCCTTCGTCAAGAAGGGCGGACGGCTCGTGGCGATCGATGCGGAGTTCGCGGGGCCCGTCGACGTAACGCCGGGAGTCGGCACGACGCTTCTCACCCCCGGTGGCGGCGACACGATCCCGCTGGCGCGCGATGCCTACACACAGGGCGTCGAGCGGTTACGCGGCCCGGTCAACTGGATCTTTTCTTTCAAAGAACGCCACGGCATTCCACTGCTCGCCAACGCGCAGGGCATCGTTGCGTTCCGGTATCGTATCGGTCGCGGCGACGTTATCGCGATTAGTGCGCCGGCGCTCTTCGGTAATCAACGGCTGAACGATGGCGACAATTTGCGCTTTGCTTATAACGTCATCGCGGGACACGGCGACGTCGCTTTTGACGAGTACGTCCACGGCTACAGCGAGGACGCCTCGTTGTGGGCGGTGCTTCCGCGATCCGCGCAGGCCGCGCTGTGGATCACCTTGGCGATCGTCATCCTCGCTTTGATCGGAGCGAACGTTCCGTTCGCGCCACCCTATCTGCCGGTGGTCTCCGGCGAACGCACGACAGAAGATTACATCACGGCGGTCGCGCAGCTCATGCGCCGTTCGCGGCACCGCCCGCCTGACGACGACGTGCTCTGGCATGCGCAAACCGACTTCCAGCGGCGAAAGGGACACGCGTGA
- a CDS encoding MoxR family ATPase has product MERILVGADHMTLGLTIALFARGHVLIEGVPGTGKTLAVRALALLLGLEFRRIAFTPDLMPSDVVGTTVFNPQTAQFATRTGPIVANIVLADEVNRTPPKTQSALLEAMEEGRVTIDGVSHSLPQPFLLCATQNPIEYEGTYPLPEAQLDRFMVKVESSYPPEAQELELLARTAAGFDARALETSAIVPVTTAAEVLESRDAVRQVHLSEGVREYAYRIVAATRSHSRITLGASPRAGVHLLNAAQAAAAIEGRDFATPDDVKSMAAFVIPHRLIVGPDAEIEGVSAHDVLRDVLAVVAVPRGANLSP; this is encoded by the coding sequence ATGGAACGCATCTTGGTCGGAGCCGATCACATGACGCTTGGCCTCACCATCGCGTTGTTTGCGCGCGGTCATGTGTTGATCGAAGGCGTGCCCGGCACCGGAAAGACCCTCGCCGTGCGTGCCCTCGCACTCCTGCTTGGACTCGAGTTTCGCCGGATTGCTTTCACGCCCGACTTGATGCCGTCCGACGTCGTAGGCACGACGGTTTTCAATCCGCAGACTGCGCAGTTCGCGACGCGCACCGGACCGATCGTCGCCAATATCGTTCTCGCCGATGAGGTAAACCGCACGCCCCCAAAGACGCAATCGGCACTTCTCGAAGCGATGGAAGAAGGGCGCGTTACCATCGACGGGGTCTCCCATTCGCTGCCGCAACCGTTCTTGCTCTGTGCGACACAGAATCCGATCGAATACGAGGGGACATACCCTCTGCCTGAAGCGCAACTCGACCGTTTCATGGTGAAAGTCGAATCGTCTTATCCGCCGGAGGCGCAAGAGCTCGAGCTGCTCGCACGCACGGCTGCGGGCTTCGACGCGCGAGCCTTGGAGACGTCGGCGATCGTGCCGGTAACCACCGCTGCCGAAGTGCTCGAATCGCGAGACGCCGTACGCCAAGTGCATCTCTCCGAAGGCGTGCGCGAGTACGCCTATCGAATCGTTGCGGCAACCCGGTCGCATTCGCGCATCACGCTCGGGGCCTCGCCGCGTGCCGGGGTGCATTTGCTCAACGCTGCACAAGCAGCGGCCGCGATCGAAGGCCGCGACTTCGCGACGCCGGACGACGTGAAGAGTATGGCGGCCTTCGTTATCCCCCACCGCTTGATCGTCGGGCCCGATGCGGAAATCGAAGGCGTCTCAGCGCACGATGTGTTGCGCGACGTGCTTGCGGTGGTCGCGGTTCCGCGCGGCGCGAACCTCTCACCTTGA
- a CDS encoding DUF58 domain-containing protein, with protein MNRLWLPAWVSARFLWILAGVALLLACSLGVSAFVPLAVVVAIALAIAAIVDAIVGPRRAALRIVRTPSNHFALGRAAQLTYAIENSSPVAVRIGLIETPVRSLRFEIDELIAILAPRSRTVIARPLVPIFRGADELRALYVWYESPLGLIRRRLRIDAPEAIRIFPDLSAVERYGKLHLRNRTIEAGLRRMKLRGAGTEFESLREWGDGDAFRAIDWKATARRGKLMVAQHEVERSQNVMLLLDCGRLMTPRIDTCRKLDYAVTAALSLATIAGLASDRVGLVAFARDILASNAPRSTRSGVTRLSNALYGLEPRFEESNYTRAFAYLRHHLHKRSLIVLLTDVIDPLAQAAVMADVGSLAKHHLLVGVFMNDAAIGAVLSQEPETVRDAYRANVALELTHERGIAKAMLERSGMIVIDVPAKKLSTALIDEYLRVKRRGLL; from the coding sequence TTGAATCGTCTCTGGCTTCCCGCCTGGGTCAGCGCGCGGTTTCTCTGGATTCTCGCGGGCGTCGCGCTCCTGCTCGCCTGCTCTCTGGGCGTTTCCGCTTTCGTCCCACTCGCAGTTGTGGTCGCTATCGCGCTCGCCATTGCCGCTATTGTCGATGCGATCGTTGGCCCGCGCCGCGCTGCACTGCGCATCGTGCGTACGCCGTCGAACCACTTCGCACTCGGCCGAGCCGCGCAGCTTACGTACGCGATTGAAAACAGCTCGCCCGTTGCGGTGCGAATCGGGCTGATCGAAACGCCCGTGAGAAGCCTGCGCTTCGAAATCGACGAACTGATCGCTATACTTGCGCCGCGGAGCCGCACCGTAATCGCCCGTCCCCTCGTACCGATCTTTCGCGGCGCCGACGAGTTGCGCGCGTTATACGTTTGGTACGAAAGCCCGCTCGGGCTGATCCGGCGGCGCCTTCGCATTGACGCGCCCGAAGCAATCCGAATCTTTCCCGATCTGTCGGCCGTCGAGCGCTACGGGAAACTTCATTTGCGCAACCGTACGATCGAAGCGGGATTGCGTCGCATGAAGCTTCGTGGCGCTGGAACCGAGTTTGAGTCGCTGCGTGAGTGGGGCGACGGCGACGCATTTCGTGCGATCGACTGGAAGGCGACCGCGCGGCGCGGCAAACTCATGGTCGCGCAGCACGAAGTCGAGCGCAGTCAAAATGTAATGTTGCTACTCGATTGCGGTCGACTCATGACGCCGCGCATCGACACGTGCCGTAAATTGGACTATGCGGTCACGGCGGCCTTGTCTCTGGCCACCATCGCCGGGCTTGCGAGCGACCGGGTTGGCCTCGTCGCCTTTGCGCGCGACATTCTCGCGTCGAACGCGCCGCGTTCGACACGCTCTGGTGTTACGCGCCTTTCCAACGCCCTTTATGGCCTCGAGCCGCGCTTTGAAGAGTCGAACTACACTCGCGCCTTCGCCTATTTGCGCCATCATCTGCACAAGCGCTCCCTGATCGTCCTTTTGACCGACGTCATCGATCCGTTGGCGCAGGCGGCCGTCATGGCGGATGTCGGCTCGCTGGCAAAGCACCACTTGCTGGTCGGCGTCTTTATGAATGATGCCGCAATCGGTGCGGTGCTTTCGCAGGAACCCGAAACCGTGCGCGATGCTTACCGTGCGAACGTCGCGCTCGAGCTGACGCACGAGCGCGGCATCGCGAAGGCGATGCTGGAACGATCCGGGATGATCGTGATCGACGTGCCTGCGAAAAAGCTGAGTACAGCGCTGATTGACGAGTATCTTCGCGTCAAGCGCCGCGGTCTTTTGTAA